Proteins co-encoded in one Octopus bimaculoides isolate UCB-OBI-ISO-001 chromosome 9, ASM119413v2, whole genome shotgun sequence genomic window:
- the LOC106872510 gene encoding uncharacterized protein LOC106872510, which translates to MPQIYNRIIFLELIFILLPILSAICTVKAEDDAEDILGHMINKRNSWWSKKSAIPLTDDYPDRSSLEDLRCDQTKFLFSCYIRLCVSELLSCAKEAKDSKRSFNDCKSDYRMCGLKCMSSATSLSE; encoded by the exons ATGCCCCAAATTTACAACCGAATCATATTTCTCGAGCTTATCTTCATTCTGCTGCCAATTTTATcag cAATATGCACCGTTAAGGCTGAGGATGATGCTGAAGACATATTAGGACACATGATCAATAAACGGAACT CTTGGTGGAGCAAGAAATCGGCTATCCCTTTAACAGACGACTATCCCG ATCGTTCATCACTGGAAGATTTGCGCTGTGACCAGACGAAATTCCTTTTTA GTTGCTATATCCGACTGTGTGTCTCAGAATTGCTTAGTTGTGCAAAGGAAGCCAAAGATTCCAAGCGGTCCTTCAATGATTGCAAGAGTGACTACAGAATGTGCGGTTTGAAATGCATGTCAAGCGCGACATCCTTGTCTGAATAA